The nucleotide sequence TTCTTCGTACGCAAGCAGTTCATGGGAAATCGGGCATATCGGGCAAAAGGAGATTAAGAAATGTACCATCAACAATTAGCTGCCCATCGCCGCAATTTCGTGCTGGTGCTCATCATAAGCTGGGTACTCCTCTTGGCAGGATACTTCAATTCGAATGTCTGGGTGCTGGCGGCAGGAGCTTTGCTGGTGAATGGCTATGCTTATTACCTGATGCAGACAGACAAGCGTCTGGCGAAAGAAAAAGGTTTCCGGGTTCCGGAATTGAGCCTTTTGCTGGTCGCATTTTTAGGAGGAGGGATTGGTGCGCTTGAGGGTATGCTCATTCAACGGCATAAGACCAAGCATATCTCTTTTCTCATCCTGCTCCCGCTCTTTTGCATCGCACAAATCTTGCTAGTCATTTGGTTAACGCAACTATACTTGGATAAAAATCTCGTGTCGTAGGTGACACGGGATTTTCTTTTTTCGAATGGGATTCTCTTGCTTGAAAATTCAGCCTATAATAGAGGTAACGATAGCACAAGCCGAGGAGGTAGCTATGTCTCAATCAAGCCCCCTAACGAAAACGTACGCTGAGCAATTGGATGCACAGGACGAACTCGCGAGCTATCGCGAAGAGTTTTATTTGCTTCCGAGCCTCTATTTGGATGGAAACTCGCTTGGCCTCATGTCAAAAAGAGCGGAAAAGAGCGTCATGGATATGATGCAGTCTTGGAAGGAGCTGGGTGTGGAAGGCTGGACAACGGGTAACCATCCGTGGTTTTTCTTTTCGGAGAAATTGGGAGAAATGAGCGCAGCACTTGTAGGGGCAAGCCCCGAGGAAGTGATCGTAACGGGTTCTACGACGATCAACCTCCACCAGTTGGCAGCTACCTTCTATCGTCCGGTTGGGAAGAGGACAAAGGTGATTGCTACCGAGCTGGATTTCCCTACCGATATTTATGCACTCCAGAGTCAAATGAAGCTCCATGGGCTAGACCCGGAAGAGCATTTGGTCCGGGTAGCGTCAAGAGATGGCCGCCTGATCGAGGAAGAGGACATTATCGATGCGATGACGGATGAAGTAGCACTGGTAATCCTTCCAACGGTTCTGTATCGCAGCGGTCAACTGCTCGATATCGAACGATTGACAGCAGCCGCACATGAGAGAGGGATTCTGATTGGTTTTGACGGATGTCACTCTGTAGGCGCGATCCCGCATTCCTTCAGCGAATGGGGAGTGGACTTTGCCTACTGGTGCAACTACAAATACGTAAATGCAGGGCCCGGAAGCGTGGGCAGCCTATATGTCAACCGCAAGCATTTTGGCAGGGCTCCGGGATTGGCAGGATGGTTCAGTTCGAAAAAGAGTAAGCAATTTGACATGGAACATACGCTGGATGCATGCGAAAATGCGGGCGCTTACCAGATTGGTACCCCACATATGCTGAGTCTCGCCCCGCTGCTTGGTTCCTTGGAAATGTTCCAGGAGGTGTCCGTGGAAAAGCTTCGTACCAAGTCGCTCGGCTTAACGCGGTTCATGATGGATTTGATCGAGGGGGAGCTGGCAGACATGGGTTTTACGATTGCGAACCCACAGCAGGATGACCGCCGAGGTGGGCATGTCAGCCTTGAACACGAC is from Brevibacillus brevis and encodes:
- a CDS encoding DUF1294 domain-containing protein produces the protein MYHQQLAAHRRNFVLVLIISWVLLLAGYFNSNVWVLAAGALLVNGYAYYLMQTDKRLAKEKGFRVPELSLLLVAFLGGGIGALEGMLIQRHKTKHISFLILLPLFCIAQILLVIWLTQLYLDKNLVS
- the kynU gene encoding kynureninase, which gives rise to MSQSSPLTKTYAEQLDAQDELASYREEFYLLPSLYLDGNSLGLMSKRAEKSVMDMMQSWKELGVEGWTTGNHPWFFFSEKLGEMSAALVGASPEEVIVTGSTTINLHQLAATFYRPVGKRTKVIATELDFPTDIYALQSQMKLHGLDPEEHLVRVASRDGRLIEEEDIIDAMTDEVALVILPTVLYRSGQLLDIERLTAAAHERGILIGFDGCHSVGAIPHSFSEWGVDFAYWCNYKYVNAGPGSVGSLYVNRKHFGRAPGLAGWFSSKKSKQFDMEHTLDACENAGAYQIGTPHMLSLAPLLGSLEMFQEVSVEKLRTKSLGLTRFMMDLIEGELADMGFTIANPQQDDRRGGHVSLEHDEAIRICKALKEAGIIPDFRAPNIIRLAPVAFYTTYTEVWESVQILKKIMLEKSYEKFENKREVVA